From a single Cetobacterium ceti genomic region:
- a CDS encoding DUF2955 domain-containing protein, whose protein sequence is MCTKDRTGDILRITLGVSIGLMLSKYLTLSFNFQIPTVAMMVVLGMDKFNLKVFIKSNSWLIGAATLGLFITEIFRNNHLVLSVFTFGFIFSVFFFNHKNPSGMRSAVLGYSFTTIFATYSDKNVESMVTDIYLVTIIGGLLGWGLLLLFPKKPHEMVGIKKVKKEREEIHKNIGNTLLISIMLFLIWMSFMIFDIRGAFFAYATLAGIYGNLSLETIHKLSPLNIGIHVTGCTLAIIFSFFMDGRGIAPPIFLLGLMCLFYPLGYMGFYGNTPKKRAFSMGLIRAIILPIALYLTPNGDIVQQASTRAIQITVMVIGSMVITNLLLKIEEGKKDGKNTSNNRKNK, encoded by the coding sequence ATGTGTACTAAGGATAGAACAGGGGACATTTTAAGGATAACACTAGGTGTATCTATAGGGCTTATGCTCAGTAAGTATTTAACCCTTTCCTTTAACTTTCAAATTCCCACTGTGGCAATGATGGTAGTTTTAGGAATGGATAAATTCAACTTAAAGGTTTTTATTAAAAGTAATAGTTGGCTTATAGGAGCAGCTACATTAGGATTATTTATAACTGAAATTTTTAGAAATAATCATTTGGTTTTAAGTGTTTTTACCTTTGGATTTATATTTTCAGTATTTTTCTTTAATCATAAGAATCCAAGTGGAATGAGAAGTGCAGTATTGGGGTATTCCTTTACAACTATATTTGCCACATACAGTGATAAAAATGTGGAAAGTATGGTTACTGATATATATTTAGTCACAATTATTGGAGGACTTTTAGGATGGGGACTTTTACTTTTATTTCCTAAGAAACCTCATGAAATGGTAGGAATAAAAAAGGTAAAAAAAGAAAGAGAGGAAATTCATAAAAATATTGGGAATACTCTTTTAATAAGTATAATGCTTTTTTTAATCTGGATGTCCTTTATGATATTTGATATAAGGGGAGCCTTCTTTGCCTATGCAACCTTGGCTGGGATCTATGGGAACTTATCCTTGGAAACTATCCATAAGCTTTCCCCTTTAAATATAGGAATTCATGTTACAGGATGTACTTTAGCTATAATCTTTTCCTTCTTTATGGATGGAAGAGGAATAGCACCACCTATTTTCCTTTTGGGATTGATGTGTTTATTTTATCCCTTGGGATATATGGGGTTTTATGGAAATACACCGAAAAAAAGAGCCTTTTCCATGGGGCTGATTAGAGCTATAATATTACCAATAGCCCTATATTTAACTCCTAATGGAGATATAGTTCAACAGGCTTCAACAAGAGCTATTCAAATAACTGTAATGGTTATAGGATCTATGGTAATAACAAATTTGCTCTTAAAAATTGAAGAGGGGAAAAAAGATGGAAAGAATACCAGTAATAATAGGAAAAATAAGTAA
- a CDS encoding MarR family winged helix-turn-helix transcriptional regulator, producing MERIPVIIGKISKYQRKYIDEALSEIGLMGAQGIILAKIKIYGTMTPKEIAKMGIVEKSAVAKVLKKLYELGYVDKVSSELDGRSYKVKLTSKGEEVAQIVKDLVIELEKKYKTILSENTLKELEELERFLI from the coding sequence ATGGAAAGAATACCAGTAATAATAGGAAAAATAAGTAAATATCAAAGAAAATATATTGATGAGGCTTTAAGTGAAATTGGACTTATGGGTGCTCAAGGGATTATTTTAGCTAAAATAAAAATCTATGGAACCATGACTCCTAAGGAGATTGCTAAAATGGGAATTGTGGAAAAATCTGCAGTTGCTAAGGTGTTAAAAAAACTTTATGAGTTAGGATATGTAGATAAGGTTTCTTCAGAATTAGATGGACGAAGTTATAAAGTGAAGCTTACATCTAAGGGAGAGGAAGTTGCTCAAATTGTTAAGGACTTAGTAATTGAATTGGAAAAAAAGTATAAAACCATTCTTTCAGAGAATACTCTTAAGGAATTAGAGGAGTTAGAAAGATTTTTAATATAA